In Acaryochloris marina S15, a single genomic region encodes these proteins:
- a CDS encoding methyl-accepting chemotaxis protein yields the protein MMMTGPSLSPLSEDAPIEQVESSAVSIEENDQGSWLQRVQQRLQNYLVGTISASVLVSLALTGTSAWNIWRINQGLETTIAKEFELQELSGSIVHLDEVLTMSARMGASTGNTRWEDRYNEYVPQLDIAIGSLLDQVPVAEQSNPGQTDEANKKLVDFETQAFALVRQQKAPEALKLLLGPEYEAQKKIYNDGIQGTLQTVKNNVQTQLGIYRQRLTWSLSFALVSLAVSALTWYIVFLAVQGYIRERKRSQAALESSKVDLQMVNQQLEAQLEQRSTQEQAILAESELFQEDVGHILDVVSAIEYGDLTIEAQVNDRATGLISDTLNRLIESLHRIMLVVSTTASEISNNTEQLETLAVETNERAQSQTQSVTDVRSLMENVNTLTTNSREQATTTENALDLAKAAVETGQQEMNAMVQGISTLEEGTEQIVKRTQLLNEFVDLAAQFSKDQKRVASLTRVLALNASMLSTRALKEKDPTQFASIAKEFDTISRQVNDLAAETNQTLAQLQQRTDQIQTVTSGLTQDVGDINQLVNKFTDEVGKSRQAFTNMQAATDQVALAGQEVRQANDDIFEAVQSTLIATQTIAREAEDSASQANITQEQAASMGELAHNLANMVEFFQLKTMAEDSLSDPDLKSANIPLAVAAES from the coding sequence ATGATGATGACTGGCCCATCCCTTTCTCCCCTATCTGAAGATGCTCCTATCGAGCAGGTTGAATCTTCAGCGGTTTCCATAGAGGAAAATGATCAGGGCTCTTGGCTTCAGCGCGTGCAACAGCGCTTACAGAATTACTTAGTTGGTACCATTTCAGCATCTGTTTTAGTCAGTTTGGCCCTCACAGGTACCTCTGCTTGGAATATCTGGCGGATTAATCAGGGGCTAGAAACAACAATTGCTAAAGAGTTTGAACTGCAAGAGTTGAGTGGCTCCATTGTGCATTTGGACGAAGTGCTGACCATGTCGGCACGGATGGGAGCAAGTACCGGCAATACGCGATGGGAAGATCGATACAACGAATATGTACCCCAGCTAGATATCGCCATTGGCAGCCTATTGGATCAGGTCCCCGTTGCCGAGCAATCGAACCCTGGGCAAACAGATGAAGCCAACAAAAAGTTAGTGGACTTCGAAACACAGGCCTTTGCGTTAGTCCGTCAGCAAAAAGCCCCCGAAGCCCTAAAGTTACTCCTGGGTCCTGAGTATGAAGCTCAGAAAAAAATCTACAACGATGGGATTCAGGGGACGTTGCAAACGGTTAAGAACAACGTGCAGACCCAGTTGGGTATTTATCGGCAACGATTGACTTGGTCTTTGTCCTTTGCGCTCGTTAGTTTGGCCGTGTCGGCACTGACTTGGTACATCGTCTTTCTAGCGGTTCAGGGGTATATCCGAGAACGGAAGCGATCTCAAGCTGCTTTGGAATCATCAAAAGTGGATCTACAAATGGTGAACCAGCAATTAGAAGCTCAGCTGGAACAACGGTCTACCCAAGAACAAGCCATTTTAGCGGAGAGCGAGCTGTTCCAAGAAGATGTGGGTCATATTTTGGATGTGGTTTCAGCCATTGAATATGGAGACTTGACCATTGAAGCTCAGGTCAACGACCGCGCCACTGGTCTGATCTCAGATACCCTCAATCGTCTAATTGAATCTTTGCACCGGATTATGTTGGTGGTTTCTACCACTGCTAGCGAAATTTCGAATAATACGGAACAGCTAGAAACCTTAGCAGTTGAGACCAATGAGCGGGCCCAAAGCCAAACACAGTCCGTTACGGATGTGCGATCGCTCATGGAAAACGTCAACACCCTAACGACCAATTCTCGGGAGCAAGCCACCACCACCGAGAACGCCCTGGACCTAGCCAAAGCCGCCGTTGAAACCGGTCAGCAGGAAATGAACGCGATGGTGCAGGGAATTTCCACCCTGGAAGAGGGCACCGAACAGATCGTGAAACGAACCCAGCTCTTGAATGAATTTGTGGATCTGGCCGCCCAGTTCTCTAAAGATCAAAAACGTGTCGCCTCTCTGACTCGCGTTTTGGCCTTGAATGCTTCTATGCTTTCCACTCGGGCCTTAAAAGAAAAAGACCCCACCCAATTTGCCAGTATTGCCAAAGAATTTGACACCATCTCTCGCCAAGTCAATGACTTGGCCGCTGAAACCAACCAGACCCTAGCTCAGCTCCAGCAACGAACGGATCAAATTCAGACCGTAACATCAGGTCTTACTCAGGATGTGGGCGATATCAACCAGCTCGTGAATAAGTTTACGGATGAGGTGGGTAAATCCCGACAAGCCTTTACCAATATGCAGGCTGCTACTGACCAAGTCGCCTTAGCAGGACAGGAGGTCCGCCAAGCCAATGACGACATTTTTGAGGCGGTGCAAAGTACACTCATCGCCACTCAAACCATTGCCCGCGAAGCGGAAGATTCAGCCTCCCAAGCCAACATTACCCAAGAGCAGGCGGCTTCCATGGGAGAGTTAGCCCATAACCTCGCCAATATGGTGGAATTCTTCCAGCTCAAGACGATGGCCGAAGATAGTCTATCTGATCCTGACCTGAAATCAGCCAATATTCCCTTAGCCGTTGCGGCTGAGTCTTAA
- a CDS encoding DUF6717 family protein, whose translation MANSMMVIAPYRYEEMWVFDDPQAGLVQEPFVSGIPQMIDRLVIDIPEADQGFKLIFAQTPFPGYQAQLEWLRPEFGGHWYRWSAEKMDGWLCPALFKYFADAPPQLFCQAEAKSHDL comes from the coding sequence ATGGCAAATTCAATGATGGTAATTGCCCCCTATCGGTATGAAGAAATGTGGGTATTTGACGATCCGCAAGCGGGCTTGGTTCAAGAACCCTTTGTCAGCGGTATTCCCCAAATGATCGATCGCTTAGTGATCGATATTCCAGAAGCTGACCAGGGATTTAAGCTGATTTTTGCTCAAACCCCTTTTCCGGGGTATCAGGCTCAGCTAGAGTGGCTGCGGCCAGAATTTGGTGGCCATTGGTATCGCTGGTCGGCAGAGAAGATGGATGGATGGCTCTGTCCAGCCCTGTTCAAATACTTTGCAGATGCACCGCCCCAGCTGTTTTGCCAAGCCGAGGCCAAATCCCATGATCTTTGA
- a CDS encoding response regulator has product MRLLVIDDSSVDRLALVTMLQNLGHEVDECDGTENALPRIETGNYNLVFLDVVMPGQDGYKFLRSLRLNPPTADQYVVFCSSKKTPLEVNYGIKRAGANDYLTKPVTNETIEEILQRVSS; this is encoded by the coding sequence ATGCGTTTATTAGTCATTGATGACAGTTCTGTAGATCGATTGGCATTGGTCACAATGTTGCAAAATCTAGGCCATGAAGTGGATGAATGTGATGGCACTGAGAATGCCCTACCTCGAATTGAGACGGGAAACTACAACCTCGTTTTTCTGGACGTTGTCATGCCTGGACAGGACGGCTACAAATTTCTTCGTTCTCTCCGGCTTAACCCCCCGACTGCCGACCAATATGTGGTGTTCTGTTCCAGTAAGAAAACGCCATTAGAAGTGAACTATGGCATTAAGCGGGCTGGGGCTAATGATTATCTCACCAAGCCTGTCACCAACGAAACGATTGAAGAAATCTTACAGCGCGTTAGTTCGTAA
- a CDS encoding DNA polymerase beta superfamily protein, with product MKPHLIVPVGTQVVSRVDVNTESGVCLAGAVGKIVRTPTDNSHSYEIELPDGRCLHLQRHQFSLRKQYQIQGLPDFLADYNLQDYVIYRCVVGSRAYGLDDQYSDCDRRGIYLPPAPLHWSLYGIPEQIEDKPAQECYWELQKFIVLALKANPNVLECLYSPLIETATPLAQTLLDQRTMFLSRLVYQTYNGYALSQFKKMEQDLRTKGHIRWKHAMHLIRLLLSGITVLKEGFVPVDMSDYREKLLGIKYEHWTWSQVDQWRLQLHREFEQAFAQTQLPERPNYEQANAFLIEARQSMVQDKEIQSWQIQ from the coding sequence ATGAAACCCCATTTGATTGTGCCGGTGGGTACCCAAGTGGTCAGCCGGGTCGATGTTAATACTGAGTCCGGTGTCTGTTTAGCAGGAGCTGTAGGCAAGATTGTTAGAACACCCACCGATAACTCCCATTCCTATGAGATTGAACTGCCCGATGGCCGCTGTTTACATTTACAGCGGCACCAGTTTAGCCTGCGCAAACAGTATCAAATCCAAGGGCTTCCCGACTTTTTAGCAGACTACAACTTGCAAGATTACGTGATTTATCGCTGTGTTGTCGGTTCGCGGGCCTATGGCTTGGATGATCAGTATTCAGATTGCGATCGCAGGGGCATTTACCTCCCCCCAGCCCCCTTGCATTGGTCCCTGTATGGCATTCCCGAACAAATTGAAGATAAACCCGCTCAAGAATGCTATTGGGAGCTGCAGAAGTTTATTGTTTTGGCCCTCAAAGCCAATCCCAATGTGCTGGAATGTCTCTATTCCCCCCTAATTGAAACAGCCACACCCCTAGCGCAAACGCTCCTGGACCAGCGGACGATGTTTTTATCCCGGTTGGTTTATCAAACCTACAATGGCTATGCCCTCTCCCAGTTCAAAAAAATGGAGCAGGACTTGCGGACCAAAGGCCACATCCGTTGGAAACATGCCATGCATCTGATTCGGCTGCTGTTGTCTGGGATTACCGTCCTCAAGGAAGGGTTTGTCCCCGTGGATATGAGTGACTATCGCGAAAAACTGTTGGGGATAAAATACGAGCACTGGACTTGGTCCCAGGTGGATCAGTGGCGGCTACAGCTCCATCGGGAGTTTGAGCAAGCCTTTGCCCAAACCCAGCTACCAGAACGCCCCAATTATGAACAAGCCAACGCTTTTTTGATCGAAGCACGACAAAGCATGGTGCAAGACAAGGAGATCCAGTCATGGCAAATTCAATGA
- a CDS encoding chemotaxis protein CheW, translating into MSATATTEPIVYSSTSIKERYILTQVGSWVLVFPARWVAEIFRVQRSRILDLPFYQSPLVGVTHHNSQIIPLTSAHQVLQTTENTLRETVTVLQLSHEAERLANMGIIVDKALGSASKEELPPTVLTTQALHPPDTDSKVLFQSGWFPSDLWHPQG; encoded by the coding sequence ATGTCAGCTACCGCAACAACCGAACCCATCGTCTACTCTTCGACTTCCATTAAAGAGAGGTACATCCTCACTCAGGTTGGTTCATGGGTGTTGGTTTTCCCCGCCCGTTGGGTCGCTGAAATTTTTAGAGTTCAAAGATCTAGAATTCTAGATCTGCCTTTTTATCAATCTCCATTGGTCGGCGTTACTCATCACAACAGTCAAATTATTCCCTTGACCTCAGCTCATCAAGTGTTGCAGACAACAGAAAACACCCTGCGCGAAACCGTCACCGTACTTCAGTTAAGTCATGAAGCAGAAAGGTTAGCCAATATGGGAATTATTGTTGATAAGGCCCTCGGCAGTGCCAGCAAAGAAGAACTCCCTCCAACCGTTCTAACCACGCAAGCGCTCCACCCTCCAGACACGGACTCCAAGGTTCTATTCCAGTCTGGTTGGTTTCCCTCAGACTTGTGGCATCCTCAAGGTTAG
- a CDS encoding nucleotidyltransferase domain-containing protein, whose translation MIFDLPPQLKDVVAQQPYPLLFATISGAHLYGFPSADSDYDLRGVHILPLKEVMGLQTGPDTREISADQEGIELDLVTHDVKKFMGLLLKRNGYVLEQLYSPLIVASSPEHDALKEIATRCITRHHSHHYLGFAQTQWRLFTKESPARVKPLLYVFRVLLTGIHLMQTGEIEANLRHLNEKFQLPYIPDLIAQKSFGPEQAVIKETDQGFYHQEYSRLLQCLENASQSSILPDSPSAAADLHDLLVNIRLAAC comes from the coding sequence ATGATCTTTGATTTACCGCCTCAGCTTAAAGATGTCGTGGCACAACAGCCTTATCCCCTGCTGTTTGCCACCATTAGCGGTGCCCATTTGTATGGGTTTCCCTCTGCTGATTCAGACTATGACTTGCGAGGCGTTCATATCTTGCCCCTGAAGGAAGTGATGGGTCTACAGACAGGACCCGACACACGAGAAATCTCTGCCGATCAGGAGGGTATCGAGCTGGATCTGGTGACTCACGATGTCAAGAAATTTATGGGGTTGCTGCTAAAGCGAAATGGCTATGTGCTGGAGCAGCTCTACTCTCCACTGATTGTAGCGTCGTCTCCTGAGCATGATGCATTGAAAGAGATCGCAACCCGATGCATCACTCGGCACCATAGTCATCACTACCTGGGATTTGCCCAGACCCAATGGCGACTCTTTACCAAAGAATCCCCAGCCCGAGTCAAGCCCCTGCTCTATGTCTTTCGGGTGCTACTAACAGGAATTCATCTGATGCAAACGGGCGAAATTGAAGCCAATCTCAGGCATTTGAACGAGAAATTTCAATTGCCTTATATTCCCGATTTAATCGCCCAAAAATCATTTGGTCCAGAACAAGCCGTGATTAAAGAGACTGATCAGGGGTTCTACCACCAAGAATATAGTCGTCTTTTACAGTGCCTAGAAAATGCTAGCCAGTCCAGCATCCTCCCAGACAGCCCCTCTGCTGCAGCTGACCTCCATGATCTGTTGGTCAACATTCGGCTGGCTGCTTGTTGA
- a CDS encoding methyl-accepting chemotaxis protein, translated as MNSDQLQPSISDQAFSIQYYSPLHHAKQFVRKNLVATLSISVATSLLVTAGCGVSIWNSSRNLEQIAERELKLQKHTGEITYFDEVLTMSARMAASTGDLVWLQRYEQHVPLLDQAIAQTFDNVTEDIRADASKTDAANKRLIELEEQAFGLVKANKAEDAQKLLAGEEYELLKAQYTEGNRQVTKRIEIFIDQQLETSQNQLKNSIGFAGLVAFPILLAGWILVLVAVRDYVRDKQDSQDKINQSQLDQLVLNSQLQEEIDSRKQQEEEARQDNDQLQGDIIELLDVVANVEEGDFTIQATVNDRATGLIADTLNRLIEELGSILTQVSATSRQVSASSTRQKDISEVVARNTDQQSQEVMQVLGLINDVRSFATNAAQQLATTNRSLVTLNTAVAQGQVEIGSLGEEIDVLQQGSDRIVQQMKTLGEFVGLTDQFVQDQGDIAEQTQMLALNAALVAARASEQSDPKRFAQVAQEFESIANQVSQLAQKTNDGLGSLEQRSAQIHRVVADVDADVQRLGGVVDDFTQGVRHTQSVFQEVQEVTGQAVESGETVAKTSEDIVQTSEQTAMTMEAIAQLSTQIASQSDDAQQLADAMNLLSDDLLGKVQVFTLPEEEDFTILQTSPSPQPEEFTADEPSEELRPIAESEEFTADEPFEELSPIAESEAFTSEAQFEELTSALESEEFTTAEQFEESVSTEESEESVPVGQTEELTPVAEVEAFTPAAESEALFPAIDSEEFTPGLESEESVPMGQFDEFTLAEESEETLLPESSESFIPAGESEELTSDSVSEDSILAEQSEDSISAEEPEESTSSESALAV; from the coding sequence ATGAACTCTGATCAACTTCAGCCCAGCATCTCGGATCAAGCCTTCTCGATCCAGTATTACTCTCCCTTACACCACGCTAAACAGTTTGTTAGAAAGAACTTAGTGGCAACCCTTTCCATATCTGTTGCCACTAGCCTATTAGTGACAGCAGGCTGTGGGGTTAGTATCTGGAATAGTTCACGCAACCTAGAACAGATTGCTGAACGCGAACTTAAGCTGCAAAAGCATACTGGGGAAATTACCTATTTCGATGAAGTGCTCACCATGTCGGCGCGCATGGCCGCTAGCACGGGGGATTTGGTATGGCTACAACGCTACGAGCAACATGTTCCTTTATTGGATCAAGCCATCGCTCAAACCTTTGACAATGTTACTGAGGACATCCGGGCCGATGCGAGTAAAACGGATGCAGCCAACAAACGGCTGATTGAACTGGAAGAGCAGGCGTTTGGACTGGTCAAGGCTAACAAGGCGGAAGATGCACAAAAACTACTGGCAGGGGAAGAATACGAACTCCTTAAAGCCCAATATACAGAAGGCAATCGACAGGTCACGAAACGCATTGAGATCTTTATTGACCAACAGCTAGAGACTTCTCAAAACCAACTCAAAAATTCCATTGGTTTTGCCGGCTTGGTGGCTTTCCCCATCCTGTTGGCAGGCTGGATTTTGGTTTTAGTTGCCGTCCGTGACTACGTCCGAGATAAACAAGACTCCCAGGACAAGATTAATCAATCCCAGCTCGATCAATTGGTTTTGAATAGCCAACTCCAGGAAGAGATCGATTCTCGGAAGCAGCAGGAAGAAGAGGCCCGCCAGGATAATGACCAATTGCAAGGAGACATTATTGAGCTACTGGATGTGGTTGCCAACGTCGAAGAGGGAGACTTTACTATCCAAGCAACGGTGAATGATCGAGCCACCGGCTTAATTGCAGATACCCTCAACCGCTTAATTGAAGAGCTCGGCAGTATTCTCACCCAGGTTTCGGCAACGTCCCGCCAAGTTTCGGCTAGCAGTACCCGCCAAAAAGATATTTCCGAGGTTGTGGCCCGGAACACTGATCAGCAATCCCAAGAAGTGATGCAGGTATTGGGCTTGATCAATGACGTTCGCTCCTTTGCCACCAACGCTGCTCAGCAATTGGCGACGACCAATCGGTCTTTGGTGACCCTCAATACTGCTGTGGCTCAAGGTCAAGTTGAGATTGGCTCTTTGGGTGAAGAAATTGATGTACTGCAACAGGGTAGCGATCGCATCGTGCAGCAGATGAAAACCCTAGGGGAATTCGTGGGTTTGACCGATCAATTTGTGCAGGACCAAGGAGACATTGCTGAACAAACTCAGATGTTGGCTTTGAATGCAGCGTTGGTGGCAGCAAGAGCCTCGGAACAATCCGATCCTAAGAGGTTTGCTCAAGTGGCTCAAGAATTTGAATCCATCGCCAACCAGGTGAGCCAACTCGCTCAAAAAACTAACGACGGACTCGGTTCTCTAGAACAACGAAGCGCCCAAATTCACCGTGTTGTGGCCGATGTGGATGCCGATGTGCAACGTCTAGGCGGCGTGGTGGATGACTTTACCCAAGGGGTTCGACATACCCAATCTGTGTTCCAAGAGGTGCAGGAGGTGACGGGGCAAGCGGTAGAGTCCGGTGAAACAGTGGCCAAGACCAGTGAAGATATTGTTCAGACCTCGGAACAAACGGCAATGACCATGGAGGCGATTGCCCAACTCTCGACTCAAATTGCGAGCCAGTCGGATGATGCGCAACAGTTAGCAGATGCCATGAACCTGCTTTCCGATGACTTGTTAGGGAAAGTTCAAGTCTTCACTCTGCCAGAAGAGGAAGATTTCACCATTCTACAAACGTCTCCCTCTCCGCAACCTGAGGAATTTACGGCCGATGAACCATCCGAAGAATTAAGACCGATTGCGGAATCAGAAGAATTCACGGCTGATGAACCATTTGAAGAATTAAGTCCGATCGCGGAATCGGAAGCATTCACTTCTGAGGCCCAATTCGAAGAGTTAACTTCTGCATTGGAATCCGAGGAATTCACGACGGCTGAACAATTCGAAGAATCTGTTTCTACTGAAGAATCCGAAGAATCTGTTCCTGTTGGGCAAACTGAAGAACTCACTCCTGTTGCGGAGGTTGAAGCGTTCACTCCTGCTGCAGAATCCGAGGCACTATTTCCTGCTATAGACTCTGAAGAATTCACTCCTGGATTGGAATCTGAAGAATCTGTTCCTATGGGGCAATTCGACGAATTCACGCTTGCTGAGGAATCTGAGGAAACTCTACTTCCTGAGTCATCCGAATCGTTCATTCCTGCAGGAGAATCTGAGGAGTTAACGTCAGATTCCGTATCCGAAGACTCTATTCTTGCTGAACAATCCGAAGACTCTATTTCTGCTGAAGAACCTGAAGAATCCACCTCATCCGAGTCAGCACTTGCAGTTTAG
- a CDS encoding response regulator: protein MMTDPDFSYSSPVNPAISDPEAELQKELQAMFEIDSQEHLRSYFQLSQSLNPASWVADIQNIYRAIHTIKGSAVTVGADAVLHAAMVLEDLLSDLRYLEEAPPLEDGVLHRMLLEAGELLGSCLQLSGPEAQTAVTPTVDRIKTLHEQIQLNYLPNWDELTQVHQEFAEQGFDLVILELEMAVNQLNTPQVSSPALTKAQQMLSQLQQIGQDLQLAEDWSKLIESASQLQQFPLTDVWRQQWPVYFDLLKHCAKQSGQLTPDQQERFDTLITSLPEEPIQVPSPAQEAEAVSPGAVDTSFDDLDVDIDLDADLSFDDLDGDIDLSFDEMDLDLAAMTPAESVLSGAIAEDQSEAADLDDMADLDDMADLSDEFLAEADDMDFDDLIDLDLGTGDLPDLPAAVADSVESSSQPGLFPSAKPSTAPAAPAPTKREIKIPVPLSRLNQSSQQVVETLLTARSTFNESSTLQSQLSQLTALTQESAEYISRLRQLQDDYALLRDISDVQDSDSGVSMERYRQGYTTINRLLENILRMAELGAELEGTTQHTVSNLGQLSRNITQLKDGIETSRLVPFSNLTLRARAILRDLTNRYDKPARLDIKGEQVELDAGVVQQLEPALLHLLRNAYDHGIETMDERLERGKPVQATIQMTLERRGNLYRLLLQDDGQGIDGQKVSQIAQERGFPLTQTNTPADIIAVLCQPGFSSRSSVSEVSGRGVGMDVVANQITNIGGRLLLDTQLGQGTTFIIEIPAPQLLVPCVLLKVGERTVAVPTDDIRETLLASANQLQPPKDSDLTWQLSLKEGSAPGYGLAAFWHESTQVSDTAICVRISLLDNSDVWLIADDLLGQEELLIQPLPHPLISPPALMGVSLQADGQLLSILDPLELARSLAQQQPQTSKVQEQPSTPVAQDVQTILVVDDAALMRRRLESSLNTYGFATFTCSDGLEAWQWLQANGVPDMMITDVEMPNMDGFTLIDRCRQSDMEMPILVVSSRLSEEWGKEAERLGANDYLNKGFSTPELINCVKTHLNKQPAEC from the coding sequence ATGATGACTGACCCCGACTTCTCCTATTCGTCCCCCGTCAATCCTGCAATCAGCGATCCTGAAGCTGAGCTGCAGAAAGAACTGCAGGCCATGTTCGAGATTGACAGTCAAGAGCATCTGCGGTCCTATTTTCAGCTCTCTCAATCCCTCAATCCAGCCTCCTGGGTTGCAGATATCCAGAATATCTATCGGGCTATCCACACGATTAAAGGGAGTGCGGTCACGGTAGGGGCCGATGCGGTTCTCCATGCTGCCATGGTCCTAGAGGACCTGCTCTCTGATTTGCGTTATTTAGAAGAAGCACCTCCCCTAGAAGATGGGGTCTTGCATCGCATGCTCCTAGAAGCAGGTGAACTTCTGGGGAGTTGTTTGCAGCTATCGGGCCCCGAAGCCCAAACTGCAGTCACTCCGACGGTTGACCGCATCAAAACCCTGCATGAGCAGATTCAGCTGAACTATCTGCCCAACTGGGATGAGTTGACCCAAGTTCATCAGGAATTTGCAGAACAAGGTTTCGATCTAGTCATTTTAGAACTAGAAATGGCTGTCAATCAGCTGAATACCCCCCAGGTTTCCTCCCCAGCCTTGACCAAGGCCCAGCAAATGTTGAGCCAGCTCCAACAAATTGGTCAGGATCTCCAATTGGCAGAGGATTGGTCCAAGCTGATAGAGAGTGCCTCTCAGCTCCAGCAGTTTCCATTGACTGATGTATGGCGTCAGCAATGGCCGGTGTACTTTGATTTACTCAAGCACTGTGCTAAGCAAAGTGGTCAGTTAACCCCTGACCAACAAGAGCGGTTCGACACGCTAATCACATCACTGCCAGAAGAACCGATTCAAGTCCCCTCCCCCGCTCAGGAAGCTGAAGCAGTATCTCCAGGGGCGGTTGACACTAGCTTTGATGACCTAGATGTAGATATCGATCTCGATGCAGATCTCAGCTTTGATGACTTGGATGGGGATATTGATCTAAGTTTCGATGAGATGGACTTGGATCTGGCAGCAATGACCCCTGCTGAATCTGTCCTCTCTGGTGCCATTGCTGAAGATCAATCTGAGGCAGCCGATCTGGATGACATGGCCGATCTAGATGATATGGCTGATTTGTCCGATGAGTTTTTGGCAGAAGCCGATGACATGGACTTCGATGACCTCATCGACCTAGATTTAGGCACCGGCGATCTGCCAGATCTGCCCGCCGCTGTAGCGGACTCTGTTGAGTCATCCTCCCAGCCTGGCCTATTCCCTAGCGCTAAGCCATCTACGGCTCCTGCAGCTCCGGCTCCCACAAAGCGGGAAATCAAAATTCCGGTTCCTTTAAGCCGACTCAATCAATCCTCTCAACAAGTGGTCGAGACCCTGCTGACGGCACGGTCAACCTTTAATGAGTCTTCAACCCTCCAATCCCAACTGTCCCAACTGACGGCCCTTACTCAAGAAAGCGCAGAATATATTTCTAGACTCCGACAACTCCAGGATGACTATGCTTTGTTGCGCGATATCAGTGACGTGCAAGATTCTGACAGTGGCGTCTCGATGGAACGTTACCGCCAGGGTTACACCACCATTAATCGCCTCTTAGAAAATATCTTGCGGATGGCAGAGCTAGGGGCAGAGCTAGAAGGCACTACTCAACACACCGTCAGCAATTTGGGGCAGCTCAGTCGCAACATTACTCAGCTCAAAGATGGTATTGAAACCAGTCGCCTGGTTCCCTTTAGTAATCTCACCCTCCGGGCCCGAGCCATCCTGCGAGACTTGACCAATCGCTACGATAAGCCCGCCCGTTTAGACATTAAAGGTGAGCAAGTCGAACTGGATGCAGGGGTCGTCCAACAACTCGAACCGGCCTTGCTCCACTTACTCCGCAATGCCTATGACCATGGCATCGAGACGATGGATGAGCGACTAGAGCGCGGCAAGCCAGTGCAGGCCACCATTCAAATGACCCTAGAGCGGCGAGGAAATTTATATCGGCTATTGCTGCAAGACGATGGTCAAGGGATTGATGGTCAGAAAGTTAGTCAGATTGCCCAAGAGCGGGGCTTTCCCCTAACCCAAACCAACACGCCCGCCGACATTATTGCTGTGCTCTGCCAGCCCGGTTTCAGCTCCCGCAGCTCCGTTAGCGAAGTCTCGGGTCGAGGCGTCGGCATGGATGTGGTTGCCAATCAAATTACCAATATTGGTGGCCGGTTACTGCTAGATACCCAGTTGGGACAAGGCACCACTTTTATTATTGAAATTCCTGCTCCGCAGCTATTAGTCCCTTGTGTCCTACTCAAAGTCGGGGAACGGACGGTGGCGGTACCCACAGATGACATTCGGGAAACCCTCTTGGCGAGTGCGAACCAACTGCAGCCGCCAAAAGACAGTGATCTAACCTGGCAGCTCTCCCTGAAGGAAGGCTCTGCACCGGGCTATGGGTTGGCAGCATTTTGGCATGAATCAACCCAAGTGTCGGACACGGCTATTTGTGTTCGCATCTCCCTGCTAGACAACAGTGATGTTTGGTTAATTGCGGATGATTTGTTGGGCCAAGAAGAACTTCTCATTCAACCTCTGCCCCATCCCCTCATCAGTCCACCAGCCCTCATGGGGGTAAGTTTACAAGCCGATGGTCAGTTGCTGAGTATTTTAGATCCCCTGGAACTTGCTCGGTCTTTGGCTCAACAACAGCCCCAAACCAGCAAAGTTCAGGAACAACCCAGTACCCCAGTGGCTCAGGACGTCCAAACCATTTTGGTGGTGGATGATGCTGCCCTGATGCGTCGGCGGTTGGAGAGCAGCCTGAATACCTACGGATTTGCGACCTTTACCTGCAGCGATGGCCTAGAGGCCTGGCAATGGCTGCAGGCCAACGGCGTGCCAGATATGATGATTACCGACGTAGAAATGCCCAATATGGATGGGTTCACGTTAATTGACCGCTGTCGGCAGTCCGATATGGAAATGCCGATTTTGGTCGTGTCGTCTCGACTCTCTGAAGAATGGGGAAAAGAGGCAGAACGCTTAGGGGCCAACGATTATTTGAATAAAGGGTTCTCGACGCCAGAGCTAATTAACTGTGTTAAAACCCACCTCAACAAGCAGCCAGCCGAATGTTGA